Genomic segment of Salvia hispanica cultivar TCC Black 2014 chromosome 2, UniMelb_Shisp_WGS_1.0, whole genome shotgun sequence:
tcttgagacagaattgatacaggaacaaattgacaactcggagttgagccatttaatcgaccgagaagttgtagggtggtgtgcagcaatgaacacaacgGAATTGACAGATGAGGAACTAACAGAGGCCATCATGGAGTTTTGCAGAAATCCCGAGTCAGCTAGATCAAGGGGATCAGCCCATGTGGCTAGTCTGGAGAATTCTCCTGGGTCTGGGAAGGAAACATTACCTGatattgcagaaaaaaatcccttgccccaggagacgaatgACACGAGGAAGGAACTGAAGACACTTCCACCAGGCCTCAAGTATGCTTACTTGGAAGAGAATGAGGCATTCCCAGTGATAGTCAACAGTAACTTGACTAAGGAGCAGGAGAAGGAATTGTTGGAAGTGATCAGGCggaacaagaaagcaatagggtggacCCTCTCTGATTTAGTAGGAATCAGTCCTGATctctgcatgcaccacatccgtttAGAAGAAGGTGTGAAGGCTCACCGAGACGCACAACGGAAActgaatccgaacatgcgagaggaagttctgaaggaggtgttgaaattgctctctctagggatcatctactccattccggacagtgagtgggtcagtcctgtccatatggtgccCAAAAAGTCTGGAATACAGGTTGTCAAGAATGACAAGAACGAGTTGGTGCCCACTAGGCTGGTGACggggtggaggatgtgcatcgactacaggaagcTGAATGAGGCCACGAAGAAGGATCACTTCCCcctacctttcattgatcagatgttAGAAAGATTGGCTGGCAAACAGTATTTTTGcttccttgatggatacagtGGCTATTTCCAGATCTACGTTAACCCGGACGACCAAGGGAAGACCATGTTCACGTGCCCTTTTGGTAcgtatgcataccgaagaatgccgtttgggTTGTGTAACGCACCAGGAACGTTCcagcggtgtatgatgagtattttttcggatttgcttgaagtatgcattgagatattcatggatgattttaCCGTATACGGGAATTCGTTCGACACTTGTTTGGCCAGCCTTGACCTAGTGTTAAAAAGATGCCAGGAGAAGCATCTAGTTTTGAACTTCGAAaaatgccacttcatggtgactgaaggTATTGTCttgggtcacgtggtttctgaaAGAGGAATACAGGTGGACAAGGCAAAGGTAgatgtgatatcaaag
This window contains:
- the LOC125206331 gene encoding uncharacterized protein LOC125206331, with amino-acid sequence MNTTELTDEELTEAIMEFCRNPESARSRGSAHVASLENSPGSGKETLPDIAEKNPLPQETNDTRKELKTLPPGLKYAYLEENEAFPVIVNSNLTKEQEKELLEVIRRNKKAIGWTLSDLVGISPDLCMHHIRLEEGVKAHRDAQRKLNPNMREEVVKNDKNELVPTRLVTGWRMCIDYRKLNEATKKDHFPLPFIDQMLERLAGKQYFCFLDGYSGYFQIYVNPDDQGKTMFTCPFGIVLGHVVSERGIQVDKAKVDVISKLPYPTNQKEVRGFLGHAGFYRRFIKDFAKIVQPLTHLLHNDVEFVFDEGCKKAFQLLKDRLVSAPIIRAPDWNHPFEIMCDASDFAVGAVLGQKIDGRSYVIFCASKTLNQA